ttttgcagcaccctctcccctagggattgacatggaggcccctaccaaacccatggcgagttagctcaaggactgagcttgacaatgagaccaaccaggacagcaagccccctatgttttttctcaccgcagtgACGAGAAACCCAGCTATCGCCAGGTTCCTGTGCGATAgccggtaggatcgatagttttttagtttgaaattttagTGACGTAATATAAAAACCAACAATAGTATACGTGAACCTTAAACTCTGTTATCGACTGATATATACTGGTTATaacttgcctagtccctaggcctcattattatgcgcggccgatgcgtttcgggtcacgtggtccgagaaaGACAAACTCGGAGAGGTGAGACATTTTGTCTCACTTGGGGCGGAGCTTTTGGAAGCGGGCGAgctgtcaataacttttccgcGCTGACGAAAGATGTCCAGCAGCCATGGAGAGTACAGAGGATAAAGAGGTAAACCGAGCATTATTATTCTATGCacgttttcattgttgaaagtcctttggcctttctttttcatttatctcgATAAACTAATTTGAACTTTATTTCATCTTAGAAACTATTTGTAGGCTAAGCAAAACTGCgtggcaaaaaaattatttgatcaagAATCGGAAGGTGGATGTGAAAAGCTATCTTTCGTTTCTCTATTTTCGCTTGCTCCTATAAATTTTTCGTTATTATTTCACTTCGAAATATTgtatgtaatttaatttttggatttggaAGCTTATCAAACTAATCGGACTGGCTGTTGAATTTGGTCTCTAAATTTGGTACTTGAATGTCAACAAACTactgtttcaaatctttttatcaataaagaaatatcattttaatggttcatttgaaaatgaactaaaagagaaattacttGCACGTTATGCAGCAGTATTCTTTCCGAttcaaagtaatatttattttttgttctttaataacagAAACCAGGTtagttatttttgtaatagtGTCAATAGTGCCGATCTTTAAGCGAAGGATATTCACGCACAAAGTTATTCAtagattttttcaaaaatgctcAAGCATGCGCGCTCCGAGATTGTCTAGGCGCCTCCCGGCCGTTCGTCTCGAATACGTCAcagaaatgcattgaccgagagggcctAGAAAGACGCCGTATCGGGACTAGGCAAGGTAATAACCAAAgtttacggagtgcgggcgacaacgatcgaaccaaaacgcttttgctccaacgcttTGCTTGCGTAAGTTTCATGTGACATTGTCAAAACATGCgagatcagattacgagtgatagaaggtccaaacgcgcataatcaaattgcgttctgtgcattccatttattcttagtggaagtccaaatgaaTGCTGCTTACATACATGAGACCCACGTGTAATAACAACCTGGGGgggggttgttcaaagctgggttaagataacccagggttatagtgcgaaatttgaattcagatttgaaagcataaaaagtaaattcagtctAATTATTTCTGTCAACAGGTTAATGATTGgagggtcttaaaaataacagagaaaactatccgagaaaatgcttttgaacaaaagaaaaagaaagctgggttaaatttaaccatGGGTTAGGCGCTAATCggtcttcgaacaactgggccctggagattaggattgcgggctcctcttgtcgcccgctaTAACGAATAACGGCAGAAGTAAACTCGCTGGAACCGCCCTAAAACGGCCCCAAATACTACGAAAACACCATAAATTTAGACAAGGACAGAACGGAAGAAATTTTTTCGTATCTTTATTACTATTCTTTACCCCTAAATAACGATCGCCgtgttcgcctcgcttggctcacaAAGCGCCAGTTATGCAGGCCACACGCGCGCGCGAGCATCACACGATActgagcgagagataaaaaccACCGCCCCTTTCACATACAATGACATACATACATTCATTTTGACCAGGGGGTTCAAAAGCGTCGTCGAGCTCTCAAACATCTATTAACAACTCCACCCTCTTTGTAAAATTTGATACACCCAGTGATTGATTTCGCGAGGGATTAGCGCGTGTTATTGTTTGTTCTTTAGTTCGAATCTTGTGGTAAACGCTGTGTCCATGTAGTAATTCCAAACCTTAAGTCTTGAGCATTTTTTCCGTGTGCAATGTAGTGTTTTCTGGAAGATCAAAAATGAGTGGAAGTGGCAGTACGCCCACAAGGCCTGTTCTTGCTCCTCGAAAAGGGAGAAAGCCCAACCGAGTGCTTCAGATAGTTCGGTAATTTTGGGATTGGACGGATAAGCTCTGAATTTATGCTTTTTGCCCATACTAGAAAAAGATGAAACGATACCAAAGATAGCCAACCTTCTGATAAACGAACTTTTCGTTTTCCTCGACGAAGGAGAATCTTTCTCCACAAGAGTTTTCTCGCGCAACAAAGGTGTCCAAGATTAGAAACTCCGCTGCGATGCTTTCGCACattagaaaaaaactgaacacaCCAACGGACTGAATGAATTCATCACGGTAAGGAACATCGCGATGACTTGTTGGAAACAGTACTTGACAGCTTGTTAACAGCTTgcatcaaaatttagccaatggGAATTGCCCGTGGATGAGAGTAGCAGAGAATTCGTACAAATGTAAAGTATGAAAAATGGACAGTCAGCGACAGTctgtatttttagcgtctctccccagtttcgctctccgttttcagcctctcTCCACACCTTTTGTCTGTTCGCGAGAACTTGAAAACGCAAAAATACGCACTGACTTGCAGTCTACTTTGACATCTTAAACAATAACCATTTCAGGTGACCCAAATTTTCGGTGGCCCCACTTTTTAGCCAGTTTTATTGTCCcttcctaaaaaaatattttgaggcTAGTCAGTGTTTGACAAAAAGCTGTTACCTAGAGGTAAAGccaagtaaatgtaaaaaatacaGCCTTGCatttctgagaaaaaaatgaattagtaatgaattttaaagtcGGGAGGATAACCAAAAACACTGATAAAGGCAGTTGCTGAAAATctcattttgattttaatttatcCATCTTACAGGAACAGTAAGGTTTATACCCTCTTTAACTACCCACCCCACCACTAACCACCCACCCCACCACTTATCACCCCTCCCCATTGAACGCACTCCCCTACTTTGCTTTTAAGAAGGCTGAAGAGTGAGTATAGAACAGCAGTCCCTGGtttttcaaacgttggatagccctatccaccggataaatcactatccagtggataagtattagggaaaccaattgcgctatctactggatagatttttatccggTGGGATACCGCTATCCAGCGTTGgtacaactggggccagatgaTTATTACTCGTGATGCTcttttatttactgaaaataatgacctgttttaaaaattgaaagGTGCATTAGGTAAAGGTTGTTTCTGACCATTCATCTCGCTCGTCTTTATTTCAACATTTCTTTATCTGATTGATTCTGTGGCTACCCAAaaactagactacgagcagtgtCCCTTTTTCCTTGGTCCGTCGAGAAAAACGCCCgcgacacgcaaatgaccacgtgcgtgactgaaggcgcgagacggaAGAGGCCgtcctcgtttctcgcgtctgGCGGCTTCGCTGCtcaacgctcgcgcgcgcgtgcactcccctaaCTAAATCGGAAGAAAAAGAGAGGTTGCTTGCAGTCTACCCAAAAACCCGTGACTTGCCCTCCATGTGAGTCGCccatagctcagtggttagaggtACTTGGAAGGTCATGGGTTTGATTCCCACTGGGcttttaggcattttttagtGGTGGGCGAAACTAACCTGGATACAAGAGGGTTttgccttaaccctttaaaccctgatATTAAAATTGAGACTCTCATTTACTGTCCCTATACAATacaagtagtggggagaatttattgaaatatcaattagactcatcttccctgatcatgtattcaattctcatgaccactatGTTTTCTAAAGAATTGATgttataaggagaaatttcatgctgatcactcttacgGCTTAAAGGGCAGAGTGTGTGGAACacttttctgcttttccgtgggTCACTATGAAGACCAGACTTACATATAAACTGGAAACCGACATGAAAGATCTCAGGTACCCAAGGTAACTTGCAGATTTCTCTTCAAGTAATTCAAGGTTTTGCATTCTAGTGCCATAAATGCACGACTGTTGCGTCATATCATTTCTTAATTTTACACCTTCAATAcctctttaaaaatgaaatatgacGTAGACaataaattttggcttttggcTGACTGTTGCAGCTAGCTAGCGGCATTGAACTTTTTTTATGGCATGTTATGGGGGCATTTATGTGAATAAATGCTCTACAATTCAATGTCAAGACAATATGTTTCCATTTGTAGTAAGATTTTCAAAGTCTAGAAAGTGGGTCGAATAATGTATGTGGGTGTGCTGCACTCTTGTTTAAAGTACCATTAGTGTTATTTGTCAGAGACCCAGGTTGCAGCCACCCTctgagacccaggggcagatagtgggggtgagggaaagtctaaatgggcggaaaaatatggcacgaagaaaagtaaaggaCGTcgggaagagcccctggggacaatgtcttaccagaccaattccaaacggtcgccgccatTCTGTcttctgattgggcagaaaagcacaaaagttttctggtaCCAATCAGCAGCCAGAACGGCTGTGACCGTTGGGAATTTGTCTGGTCTGAACCAACCATCAACCCTACTGTATATAacttgggtcgacccaaatagcTATTATTAGACATTTGAACTGGGCCCTAGGCTATTCCAGATAGTAGCCTGTCCAAAGATGCACTGCACGTGCACGGACATAAATAAATTCCTCGCGGGCTTATTTGCATACGTGCCCTCGATGATTTCTGAAGAGAAAACAGTgggcctgtgaacaggctacagGATAGTGAAGGGGTGTCAATAAACTGTAGAGGTAACGCTGCAGTAGTTCCTCAACACCCCGAATCAAAACTTATCCAGCGAGAACAAAAAGCTTTTCCAAACTGACTAGAGCCACTCAGCAAGAGCAAGCAATATCTGTTTGGAAATCAGTCGTTTCAATAGAAAGTCGTTTTGATAGAAACTCAAGCAGCACAAATGCACAAAAATGGTGTTCACTTCAAGTGTAGTTTGCGCCTGagcaacaaaaacatttttgagtgaaattaTATTCTTCATTCTTAAGCCAACTTCAATATGCACCCAAAAATATTTTGGGTGCATATTCTTCTTTGTTTAGCCAAGGACGTGAAACTGTTTACACCTCAACTGAAAACACTTGTATCGAAATGTCCTGTATCAAAATGACCAGTAACCCTCATACCATTTTTGTTCTAAAGGTATCAAGACAAGACAATACAATATCAATTTGGAGTTTTATCCCAGCTGGTACATACatgttttacaaaaataaaaaaattatgtgagTAATAAGTAAAGATAACTGCACATGGATATCTGACTGAATTTATGTAACCATGGGTTCACTGAGTCTCTACTGGTGATACCTAGGATtcaccctccccacccaagACACTACATTGTAACATAGCTATGGCGCGAGATTGTTGAGAACCTTAAAACCTCGCAGCATATCACATAAGAGCTATGTTAAAAATGTACGAAGATTTTAaataaggaataagctgaataccatGAAATAATCtttctttagaaaataagaGCCTAATCAAGACCCtataggctaacttgggaaaatgcaggttcaTACTTGCAATACTTTCTGAAGAAGAAGATCCTCACTACTTAAATCTCCTGAAAAATTCAACAGTTGTGTAATCTCAAAAATAGCTGATCTCACCCCTTCCATACTATCATTGATTTCAGTTTCTTTGTGAGCCCTTGGGTACAGGTTAATTTTGGCTCAACCTGCTCTCTTCTATGGTAAATTCAGACATAAAGACAGGCATTTGTTTTACTGTAATTATTCATGCAACTTTACACACGTATGGATTCTTCCATGCCTACTAAGGCTTCCTACaacactaaaacacttgccacactgtttacattcataaggcttttccccagtgtggacTTTTTCATGGGCTCTAAGACTTCCTTTATGGCGAAACACctttccacactgtttacattcataaggcttttccccagtatgGACTCTTTCATGGATTCTTAGATTTCCTACCTGGCTATaacacttgccacattgtttacattcataaggcttttctccagtgtgaCTTCGTTCATGAAGTCTTAGTCGTACTGCTTCAGTAAAGCACttgtcacactgtttacatCCATagggcttttccccagtgtgattTCTTTCATGGATTCTTAGGCGTCCTACTTGGCTAAAACAATAGTCACAATATTTACATTTGTAaggcttttctccagtgtgaactctttggTGCTTCAATAGGGTTGACGCATCaataaaacacttgccacactgcttacattcataaggcttttccccagtgtgaactctttcgtgacgctttaggtttcctgcttcactaaaacacttaccacactgtttacatgcatgaggcttttccccagtgtgaactctttcatgaactCTTAGGTGTGATGATTGGCTAAACCACTTGCCACACTCTTTACACTTGAAAGCCTTTTCCCCACTGTGGACTCTTTCATGAATCTTGAGATTTCCTGTTGTTTTATAATACTTTCCACACTGCTTACATCTATACAGCTTTTGCCTTGTGTGGACATTTAGGTGTTCTTCAGAGGTGACACTTTCACTACGTGCTGGTGAAAGCTTATATGACATTGAGTGCTTCTGATTACAGTTAGAGTTCCTATTGATATAAACGTTGTTATTAGTTAAAGATAAAACTACTGTATGTAGTTTCTGGCCATTACTTCAAATATTGTCGTCTGAAATGCATCATTTGTTTTCTAGGAAGCCTACACGTAAGAcagctaaaaaaatgaaaaactctGAAAACAGCCACCAGACCTTATACACTGTAGTACACTGTAGCTGACTTGTATACTGAACTCTTGAAATACCCCTGCCCACTTCAAAACCATGTATGCCTTAATACATGTACAATGAACTTTTATGCCTCTCCATTATTGGATCTGAGGGTTCCCATGGTTCATTTCAAGTACATGGTAAAGGCTTGTCACAGTGGTACACGTAGTTAAGGCATAAGATCTGCTATAAAGGCTTGTCACACAGTGTTTCATGTAGTTAAGGTATTAAATCTGCTATAAACATATGGAATGCCATTCAATAAATAAAAGTCAAGGATATATAATACCTGTTACACAACATATCGACTTGTTGAATTAAAACATAGTATTTAATTTACCCAGTGACaaagtaaagatgcgtaacttttGCGTTAGCAAATAAACTTGGAAGTATAGTAGCCAgttgacaaaataataatatattacaGATTGTTTCATTGAGTAAAATAACATGAGATGAGTAGAAATCAGTGTTCAGTAGACAATCATTCTGTTAGAAGTCAAgtaattaatgataataattttattgcagaTGTTAGAAAAGGAGGTGATTTgttaaaatcgtttgagcaaAGTAATCTTGTAAACAATATGTGTTCTTTCACATacaaattttttaaaggggcagagtccaacatcttcacatgcaaattgtgtttATGAGTTATTTTTACAATCCTGTTTACTACAGTACTGTTCAAAagtagattactgtgtgataactcaattactgtgtgataactcgaattccctcacgtacgaaccacaaaatggggcaaagtccaacactttcacgtgccagctgtgtgactgtacatctcatgcagattggctttgcatagtaataatagtaacttgaatgtataaagacctgtttcgttttgtaaccaatgccttacaGTGGTTAACACGAGCCCTCAAACGGGTTTTTCCTCTATTCAGACCTACGGTTCAGTGAACGTCAATCAACCGTTGACCAAGAGAAGATTTTTTCCCCCTTTCTCGAGCACTCGGATGAAAATTTTGGCATTTAAGCGGTTTTTGCAATACTTTGCTACAGGATCTGACACCTCTTCATGTCAAGATTTCAAGGAGTATGATGAGTGTTTGTCGGAGGAAACTCAAATTATCGACTTTTTTACACAAAACTGTAAGCTATAACCACATAAATTTTCTTAGTACATGCTGGCAACTCATCTGAGTTCTTACTAGTTCTGGATTCTATTCGATAACAGGAAGAATGATAAGTAAATCTGCTGgttacaaaattcattttcaaaaacagtctccattcagaggaaacttttttcccttgttggtgtgatatcttttgtttctttgaataTAATTCTTTGAATGCTCCTTGGCAATTTGTCCATGGCTACCATGTTTTCTTCCTAAAAAATTAACGTTAACTATAGAGAGTGATTTGGCTATTCACTCAGCTCACAGAGACCTCGTTGTTTTAACAATGAAATCTTTCAtcttaatgaaataaataaaattaaaaatgctgTCGTCATTGGAAATTATTCTTGTAAGGCTTCGCCCTTCATTCAGGGATGAGAGAACCTTCTGTCAGAGCGTGTGAgaaaaccatggaaacagttgattgacgtACATGAAAACTAGGGTTTCAACAGGGAGAAAAAACCCTTCCAGGGCACAtgttagtggtaaccgctgtaaaaaaggctcttgtatTTTGAGAACCAATAGCATTTAACCATGAAGAATTAAGTTTTCAGAGTTAAAGattgtttcactgagtagaaatGCATGTGAAAACCTCAGGAATTATGAtaatgcaaccatctaccacaaatTATGATAAAAATGCTGGTTTTTCATGACCATTCGGTATTCAATGAGCCACATTttttaagaaactccgaggaaaccgtAGATTTTTCCCTCTAATCAACATTTGGTGGGTTGATGTTTATTGTACTTTACAAATTTGTTTACCTTGAACTAGATCTGTCAAGGAAAGACAGAGAAAAGTGAATATATAGTATGAGGATTGACTAAGCTGAGCATTTTgcgttttcattaattttatatacCGCAATACCCAATTTTGGGCAAAAACCCACACTACATTTTggatgaaaaaggtagattcatcactcttggtaaggttacaccaaAGCATtaaggttacactgaagcattcaaaatagctcatgcacgttaaacgtgcctTTGTTTAATGGTAGGAGAAATTGATGTTActtatttctatttattttcaaactctATTCTCTATGTTGGACCACAACACAACAGAATTTTTCGCAAAGgatttacatgaaaataaagttcagttcccagaggagagaaatgcttttgttctggACTACCAACACGGCCgtcgtgacgtcacgtgcaaccagCAATTGGGCACTGTCAGAAAGCCATGTTGTTAATATTGTTGCTGTTTACATGATGATGTCAATCGATCGGTTGTGTGCTAATAAGGCTCTTTTTTCCTGGTTTTTCAACCAATGGTGTACCAAACAAGAAACGAAATCTATTAAAATGCCCTCACAATGCAAAAGGGCCCGCAGTTCAGCCCGTGATTTGAAACTAGATGTACTGTAGATATCGATAGATTCTACAACTTTAGGTATCCACTATGCATGGGAAAGCTTTCTTACCTTAAACAAAAAGATGACACCCCTTTGATAACAAATTCCACTGCAGAAGATGATGAAACAATGAACGGAAGAAAGGCCGGTTGAACGAAAGGTTCTTCATCAAATGTTAACTCGACGTTGGGATATGGGGACGAGTGTAGCGTGATATCCGTTACGTCACAGAACTGTCACAATATCCCGTCACATGTGCTCCTTGCTTGTCACGCCGCGGGAACGCCACGGGAACGAAGTGGAGCTGATACACTAAATTGTGACAGTGCCAACTAAAATTCTTTTTGTGATCAGTGAAGAAGGTAGAAAACAAGTTTTTAGAGATTGAAATGAGAGGTAAAGTGAACTTATTTAAGTTTGGGTAAGATTTCCGTACAATCCGTTGATTATGCATTGTATGCAGCAACTGCAGACTGCTTCACACAAAATAACATGAATCAGTATAGTCGAGTCGAAAAATGTacgcataataaatgtatggggctgTACGGAAATCTTAACGTTAAGATTGTAGTATGTGTTTGAGTTTAAACTAAAGTGTGTAAGTCACCGAGGAACTTAAGCTAAGATGACTTCAGGGCGCTCACACAATCTCTGTGTGTAACCGATGTTATGACTTGTTATGTTACAGTAAATGTACTAGATTTACTGTTTGcctcacctatagcgatatatcgcttaGTTTGTatataaataaacgttgaattaccttacctgtgtaTTATAGTCGTctttttgcctcaaaagcggtttttgagcgattttgcaGGAGTTTGACTTCGCTGTTTACTGTTCCTAAcaatagaaggacaagggaggaatccttgttttgaaagggctccAGCGCCGGAGCGATTTTCCCCTAGAAAATCACATcgctccgctttcaaacttcgcagcAAAAGGGTTGAAAGATTCGCGCTTCTTGTCGTACCTTCcgatcgaaaatccatccaaaaggcccggagctagccctcgaagaaaatTATTAGAATCCCACAGTTTTTGAACGGTCAAAATGTGTAGCAAGATTCCTACGTCCCAGTcagaaaccgtcccgctgattgcgTCTTGTTAATTGGATGTTGTAAATCAAATGGTTAAATAACTGATTTAAAAAAGACTTTGTAGCATTCattgtttaacgacatccaattaAAAAGAGGCAATCATTGGGACGGTTTCTGACAGGCACGTATGAATATTGCTACACATTTTGACCGTTCAAAAACTGTGGGATTTAATTTCCTTTGAGGGCTAGCCCCAGGCcttttggatggattttcgatcgAAAGGTACGAGAAGAAGCATGAATCTTTCCACCTTTTTGCTGCGAGGTTTGAAAGCGGGGATggagccctttcaaaacaaggattcctcccttgtccttccATTATTAGGAATAGTAAATGGCCAACTTAAACTCCTTCAAAATTGCTCAAAAAGccacttttgaggcaaaagtgCAACTaaataccacaggtaaggtaattcaacatTTATTTagcattgatttatatacatactaAGCGATATATCACCGTAAGTGAGGCAAATGGttaatccagtacatttactgtAAAATGACATCGGTTAGACACACAGATCGTGTGGGCCCCCTGTGATgactttagcctgtgtacagcggCCCCTCCTCTCAgaaataggctgatttagcaacagaacgggaatgtcatttgacgacgggaaatcGCACGGAAAAGACTAAATTCGACTTCTGGTGCCCAAATTACCGGTCAACctttggtcaagccagttgtttgatttgcgcgcacCATTGTCAACTGTCATTCCCATTGTgctgctaaatcagcctattaatCAGAGAAGGAGCATCTGTGATTCACCTTTGCTAATCGTATCTGGAGGCCATGTAATTTTTCTCAGAATGtgtggaaaatgatttgattggctgttaTACATAGATCACCACATCATGTAAGCGATGGATTTGATTGGCTTTAGGGCCTGTCGCAAAACAGAGTTGGCAATCAGAAAACTATCACATTAgctgttttcacactagagacagATTTTCTGtctcataattattattaattcatcttcaaaatccgtcaaaattgacaGAAAAACAGATGGATAAGGTGAGGCGGATTGTCCATCCAAAATTAAGACCCTTCCATGTTCAAATTAAGACATATTATCTCTCTGACATGAATAGCGCTTTGCACTAATGACGCCACAAATTTCTGGTCCCTGCTGTGACTCAGACGTTGAACCTGGTCAGTATAAGAGTTTTGTATGGGAAAGTCACGTTCGCCAACAAAATTTCGTCGTCTTTGAAGATTTTTCACTAACATATATCCtgaaattagtaaaatccaactagtggtctgttatcaatgctgcattctgatttgttgagctactactaggctatatgttatagcccactagtagcgaaaagtgctggatttttggcggcaaaaaaggatcaaAGTCTTTGATCAAGTAGTTGGactttactaaaacaatattatgCCTCtggccctcatggcctctgagtcaatagcccattcagccttcagccttcggcctcatgggctattgacccagagcccattcgggctcgaggaattaAATAATCGACTTGTGCCAAGACAACAAGATGTgtgattttatttcttatgcGGTTTCATTACTGTGGGTCAAATTATGTTATGGCATTTGCTTAAGAAATGTACAGAGAGCAGGGCTTCAGAGCTGTTCATAAAATGGTGCATTTGGTTAAATTTATAGGcaaaggttgttttttttttttgagtgcTTATATTACGCTACTTTGGTTACCTGGccgcacaacaacagaacaaacttaAACAATTTCCAGTTTGTGCTAATGTTGGTGTGCTCTTCAGCTTAGAAATTCTGCCACAGGCTTGCAAGAAGCACATACAACTCGAttttctctcttgcaatttCAGTTTTGGAGTATTACACAGCCAGAAATGTTGTCATGTTTCAGTGCATAGAGTGCTATCTGACTTGACAGAACTAGGGATCCAATTTCAGTAGCCCTTTTTGATCAGGTCGCTTTAATTTCTGAATTTAATCGGTTATTTGCATTGCTTGGA
The sequence above is a segment of the Porites lutea chromosome 3, jaPorLute2.1, whole genome shotgun sequence genome. Coding sequences within it:
- the LOC140931119 gene encoding uncharacterized protein, with protein sequence MSYKLSPARSESVTSEEHLNVHTRQKLYRCKQCGKYYKTTGNLKIHERVHSGEKAFKCKECGKWFSQSSHLRVHERVHTGEKPHACKQCGKCFSEAGNLKRHERVHTGEKPYECKQCGKCFIDASTLLKHQRVHTGEKPYKCKYCDYCFSQVGRLRIHERNHTGEKPYGCKQCDKCFTEAVRLRLHERSHTGEKPYECKQCGKCYSQVGNLRIHERVHTGEKPYECKQCGKVFRHKGSLRAHEKVHTGEKPYECKQCGKCFSVVGSLSRHGRIHTCVKLHE